In the genome of Chryseobacterium arthrosphaerae, one region contains:
- a CDS encoding thymidylate synthase, with product MQNYLDLLQHILDNGTDKTDRTGTGTRSVFGYQLRYDLSKGFPLVTTKKVHLKSIIYELLWFLKGDTNIKYLKDNGVSIWDEWADENGDLGPVYGAQWRSWTGADGKIVDQITEVIDQIKKNPDSRRLIVSAWNVAEIPNMALAPCHALFQFYVADGKLSLQLYQRSADVFLGVPFNIASYALLLMMVAQVCNLEVGDYVHSFGDVHIYNNHFEQVNRQLSRETRPLPVMKLNPEVKNIFDFDFEDFTLENYDPHPGIKAPVAI from the coding sequence ATGCAAAATTACCTGGACCTTTTACAGCATATTTTAGATAACGGAACCGATAAGACCGATAGAACCGGTACCGGAACAAGAAGTGTATTCGGATATCAGCTGAGATATGATCTGTCAAAAGGATTTCCTTTGGTAACGACTAAAAAAGTGCACCTTAAATCCATTATCTATGAGCTCCTCTGGTTCCTGAAAGGAGATACCAATATCAAATACCTTAAAGATAACGGGGTAAGCATCTGGGATGAATGGGCAGATGAAAACGGTGATTTAGGTCCTGTTTACGGTGCCCAGTGGAGAAGCTGGACCGGTGCTGACGGGAAGATTGTAGATCAGATTACAGAAGTGATTGATCAGATCAAAAAAAATCCGGATTCCAGAAGACTTATCGTCTCTGCATGGAATGTGGCGGAAATTCCTAATATGGCATTGGCTCCGTGCCATGCATTATTTCAGTTTTATGTGGCAGACGGGAAATTATCTTTACAGCTGTATCAGAGAAGTGCAGATGTGTTTCTTGGTGTGCCGTTCAACATTGCAAGTTATGCTCTTTTGCTGATGATGGTAGCGCAGGTCTGTAATCTTGAGGTAGGGGATTACGTTCACAGTTTTGGAGATGTTCACATTTATAATAATCATTTTGAACAGGTAAACAGACAGCTTTCAAGAGAAACAAGGCCACTTCCTGTCATGAAACTGAATCCGGAAGTTAAAAATATTTTCGATTTTGATTTTGAAGACTTCACCCTGGAAAATTATGATCCGCATCCGGGGATTAAGGCTCCTGTTGCCATTTAA